The window GCTGCTCGACAGCATCGCGTCGCTGGTGCGCGAGCGCTTCAAGCTGTTCGACAAGGTCCGCGTGCTGTCGGCGGAAGGGCGGCTGTCGGCCTGGATCCTCGGGCTGTTGCCGTTCGGCACCGCGGCCATGATGGCAATGATGAACCGGGAGTTTCTGTCGGTGCTCTGGCAGGATCCGGCGGGCATCAAGATGGTCGGCGTGATGCTGGGGTCGATGGCATTCGGCCTGCTGTGGATTCGCCGCATCATCCGCATTCGCGTCTGACGCGTGTCTCAGGCTTCACGAACCGATTCGAGGCTGTCATGCAAAACCTGAGCGTAATACATACCGTGATGCTCGCCGGCTTGTTCATCTTCGTCGCCGGCGGCGTGCTGGTCGCGATGCTGCTGTTTGCGCCGCGCAACATCGAGCGCCGGATTCAGCAGGCGAGCGGAGCAAGTGCGGGCATCGGCGGCGGTGCGGACGGCGACGGGCAAACGTCGCGCTGGATCGCGAAGCTCGTCGAGCTGTCGCAACCGATTTCCCGGCTGTCGGTGCCGCAGGAGGGCTGGGAGAATTCTCCGCTGCGGATCCGGCTGATGAATGCCGGCTGGCGCAATCCGAACGCGGGCGCGCTTTACTTCGCGGCGAAGACGGTGCTCGCGTTGGTGCTGCCGGGCGCGGCGCTGCTGGCGCTCGCCACGACGCGGCTCGCGGAGCAGCGCATGTTGCTGTCGTTCATTCTCGTCGCGCTCGCCGGGATCGGCTACTACGTGCCGAATGTGATCCTCTCGCGGCGGATCGCGACGCGTCAGCGGGTGATCTTCGAGGATTTCCCGGATGCGCTCGACTTGCTGACCGTCTGCGTCGAAGCCGGGCTCGGGCTCGATGCGGCGCTGATGCGGGTGAGCGAGGAACTGCGCTTTCGCAGCGAAGTGGTCGCGGGCGAGCTCGACTTGCTGCTGCTCGAGATGCGTTCCGGGTTCACGAAGGAAACCGCGCTGCGCAATTTCGCGCTGCGCACCGGCGTGGAGGATATCGAATCGTTCTGCGCGATGCTGATCCAGGCCGACCGCTTCGGCACGAGCATCGCCGAATCGCTGCGCGTGCTGTCCGACATGCTGCGCACGCGGCGGCGGATGCGCGCCGAGGAACGCGCCGCGAAGATCGCGCTGAAGCTGCTGTTCCCGCTGATCTTCAACATCTTCCCGGCACTCATGTGCGTGTTGCTCGGCCCGGCGATGATTCACGTGTATCGCGTGCTGCTGCCGTCTTTCGCCAGCATCGGACACTGAGTCGCGGCGCGGGTGGCCGCGCGAAACGGATGGGCGTGCCGGCCCGGCCGCACCGGTCGGCCGGCACGGTAGGTCTTCATGGGAGGCTCCTCCTCCCCCGGGCGGCGCCGCGAGACAGGTCGATCATAGCGGCGTCAACGCAACCCGGACCCATGGTCGACCCTGGACACAGCCGTAGTCCACTGCGCGCGCGGGTGGCGCCCTACGGTTAATCGCGAACGCAGCCGCGCTGCGTGCCGGCCCGACGGGAAATCGACCCGGCAAGGTCGGTCCGCACCGCGCGTGCCGCTCGAAAATCCCCTTGAAATTCCCGTTTCGAATTCCTACGATTATTCAAAATCAGGCTCGAACGACGGTGCGCACGGGCGATTGACCTGCGTGCCCGATATATCGAACACGACAACTGAAAATCGAGCGTCTGCCCGACGATACGGAAAACAGGCCAGTCGTCCACGATCAAGGCCGGGGGAACCATGAACGAACACACAGCGCGACGCACGCGGTCCGACGCTTCATCGAGCAGGCGCCCATCCGCGTGGCGCGAACCCGCGAACCCGCCGGGCATCGTCGCGCATCCTCTGCCTCCCGACTCCTGAGAACCGGCGCCCGCAACCGCGCCCGGTACACCATCTTCATCGACACCTGCGCATCGGCGCCCACGCGGCCGGCGTGGCGACGCGCGCCGCGCAGTCGACGGACCGACATAACAATTCGAACGAGGGACGCAGCATGGCCATCCATGTGCCTGTGACACGCCGGACGTTTCTGAAGCTCGCCGGTAGCGGCGCCGTCGTCGCCGTGTCGGTCACCCATTTGCCGGCCGTCGTGCTCGCCGCGGGCGACACGCAGGCCGATGCGAACGGCCTGAACTGGGCGCCGGTGCCCGGCAAGGCGCGCTGGCGCATCGACGGCATTCCGAAGGTCACGGGCCAGAAGATCTACGCGCGCGACTTCAAGGCTCGCGACTTCGTCGGCTGGCCGCAGCGGGAAAACTGGCTCTATGCGTTGCGCTGCGACCGGGTCGACGCCGTGTACCAGGGCTACGATCTCAGCGTGCTGCCGCCCGGACTGAGACCGATCGCGATCGTCGACAGCGCGTTGCTGAGCGCGCGCCGGATTCCGCTTGCGCCCGAACCCGATCCGATCGCGAACCAGGACATCTACTGGCTCGCGCGGCCCGGTCATCCGGCGGACTGCTACGGGCAACCGGCCGCGCTGCTGATCTTCGAGAACTTCGACGTCTATCGCCGCGCGAAGAAGCTGCTCGACTTCAATCGCGGCGTGATCCGCTACGGCGCATCGACCGGCACCGGCCCGGCCGCACCGGTCGTGCCGTATCTGCCCGTGACCGTCTACGTGCGCGACGACGAACGACGGTTCAACTACGTCGACAACTATCAGACCGACAGCAACGGCAAGCCGAGCGCGAAGTACCTGGAGGAACGCGAGGCGGCAGTCGCCAACATCGACGCGACGATTGCCCGTCAGGCGGCCGCCGGCGCGTGGATCGGCGTTCGCGCGACCGGCAACGACGGCTTCCAGACGCCGGCGATCGACCCGATGTTCATGGAGCCCGAGTCAGGACTCGCGTGGTACGACGCGTCCGCCGCAAAAATGAGGCTCGTGCTCGGCACGCAGTCGGCGAACGACGATGCGACCGGCGCGTGCGCGCTGTTCGACGGCAGCGACATCGCGGTCAAGGAGGCGCATGTGATCGCGTGCTACCCGGGCGGCGGCTTCGGCGGACGCGACAAGTCGTATTTCCCGCTGTATCTGGCGCTGGCGGCGCCGTTCGCGAAGGGCGCGCTGCGCTGGCAGCAGTCGCGCTACGAACAATTCCAGGTCGGCCTGAAACGCTGCGAGACGCAGTTTTCCGAATCGCTGTGGTTCGACCGTCGCGGCAAGCTCGAAGCGATCACCTGCGATTTCCTGTTGAACGGCGGCGGCAAGAAGAATCTGTCGCCGTACGTCGCGCAGCTTGCCGCGCTGAGCGCGATGAGCTGCTACGAGATTCCGCGCGCACGCGCGCAGGCCGCGTCCACCTACACGCGGGAAGTGCTCGGCGGATCGCAGCGCGGCTTCGGCGGGCCGCAGGCGTTCATGGCGATCGAGACGCTGATGGACGAGGCCGCGCGCCGACTCGGGCTGTCGCCGTTCGAGATCCGGCGCGCCAATCTGCTCGGCAAGGCGCCCGGTCCCGGCAAGGGCCGCGCGATCACGGGTGCGCCGATCCTGTTCGACCTGCAGCTCGACGCGCTGCTCGACCGGCTCGAGCGTCACCCGCTATGGCTGGAGCGCGAGCACACGCGTGCCGAGCGCAACACGCGCAATCTCCGGTACGGCGTCGGTCTCGCGATGGCGAACGAGGCGTACGGCACGTCCGGCGACGGGATGTTCGGGATGGTGCAGATCCTGCCCGACGGCAACCTGCGTGTGATCACGCCGTATACCGACATGGGCAATGGCGCGGCCACGACGCTGGGTCTCGCACCGGCTGAATTTCTCGGGCAGAACGCGCAAACGATTGCGATGAGCGAGATCGCGCCGTTCAACGCGCTCGGACTCACCCCGAAGGGCCCGTCGAGCGCGCCGAATTGGGTGCGCTACTACTACGGTTCCTCGAGCGCGTGCCTCGGCGCGTTCCATCAATACCATGCGGTGAAGGGGGCCGCGCAGGCGCTGTTTCTGCAAAGCGTGCTGCCGGCCGCGCGCGCACGGTGGGGCGTGAACGTGCGGGCCGCGGACGTGCGCTGGGTCGATCGCACGCTCGTCGCGAACGGCCTCGCGCCGATTCCGTGGCCGGTGCTGCTGGGCACGATCGGGAAGCTGGGCCTGCAGACCGTGGCGGCCGTGCATGCGAGCTATGCCGGCTACTTCTGGAAGGGCACCTATCCGTTCGCGTCCGGCAGTGCGCAGATCGACTACGACTACGTGGCGGTCGGCCTCGACCCGTATCGTCTCGCGCCGCTGCAGCGCGTGCTGCAGCCGCCGCCGGTCAACACGTCACTCTACGGGCGGACGACCTATGCGCCGTCGGCGACGCTCGTCGCGGTGGCGGTCGATCCGGCGACCGGGCGCGTGAAGGTCGAACACGTGGTGACGGCCGTGAGCGTCGGCCGGCAGTTGTCGCCGGAACTCGTCGAAGGACAGTCGCAGGGCGCGGTCGCGATGGGGATCGGCAATGTGCTGACCGAAACCTGCCCGCTGGGGCCGGACGGGCCGGGCGGCGGCCGCTGGAATCTCGATCGCTACGAGGTCACGCGGCTGCCGGACATCCCCGTGCAGGAACTGATCGCATTGCCGCCGCCGGCCGGCGATCCGGCCAACGCGCGCGGCATCGCGGAAGCGGTGATGTGTCCGATCGCGCCGGCGCTGCTCAACGCGCTCGCGATGGCGAC is drawn from Burkholderia ambifaria AMMD and contains these coding sequences:
- a CDS encoding type II secretion system F family protein, translating into MQNLSVIHTVMLAGLFIFVAGGVLVAMLLFAPRNIERRIQQASGASAGIGGGADGDGQTSRWIAKLVELSQPISRLSVPQEGWENSPLRIRLMNAGWRNPNAGALYFAAKTVLALVLPGAALLALATTRLAEQRMLLSFILVALAGIGYYVPNVILSRRIATRQRVIFEDFPDALDLLTVCVEAGLGLDAALMRVSEELRFRSEVVAGELDLLLLEMRSGFTKETALRNFALRTGVEDIESFCAMLIQADRFGTSIAESLRVLSDMLRTRRRMRAEERAAKIALKLLFPLIFNIFPALMCVLLGPAMIHVYRVLLPSFASIGH
- a CDS encoding xanthine dehydrogenase family protein molybdopterin-binding subunit; amino-acid sequence: MAIHVPVTRRTFLKLAGSGAVVAVSVTHLPAVVLAAGDTQADANGLNWAPVPGKARWRIDGIPKVTGQKIYARDFKARDFVGWPQRENWLYALRCDRVDAVYQGYDLSVLPPGLRPIAIVDSALLSARRIPLAPEPDPIANQDIYWLARPGHPADCYGQPAALLIFENFDVYRRAKKLLDFNRGVIRYGASTGTGPAAPVVPYLPVTVYVRDDERRFNYVDNYQTDSNGKPSAKYLEEREAAVANIDATIARQAAAGAWIGVRATGNDGFQTPAIDPMFMEPESGLAWYDASAAKMRLVLGTQSANDDATGACALFDGSDIAVKEAHVIACYPGGGFGGRDKSYFPLYLALAAPFAKGALRWQQSRYEQFQVGLKRCETQFSESLWFDRRGKLEAITCDFLLNGGGKKNLSPYVAQLAALSAMSCYEIPRARAQAASTYTREVLGGSQRGFGGPQAFMAIETLMDEAARRLGLSPFEIRRANLLGKAPGPGKGRAITGAPILFDLQLDALLDRLERHPLWLEREHTRAERNTRNLRYGVGLAMANEAYGTSGDGMFGMVQILPDGNLRVITPYTDMGNGAATTLGLAPAEFLGQNAQTIAMSEIAPFNALGLTPKGPSSAPNWVRYYYGSSSACLGAFHQYHAVKGAAQALFLQSVLPAARARWGVNVRAADVRWVDRTLVANGLAPIPWPVLLGTIGKLGLQTVAAVHASYAGYFWKGTYPFASGSAQIDYDYVAVGLDPYRLAPLQRVLQPPPVNTSLYGRTTYAPSATLVAVAVDPATGRVKVEHVVTAVSVGRQLSPELVEGQSQGAVAMGIGNVLTETCPLGPDGPGGGRWNLDRYEVTRLPDIPVQELIALPPPAGDPANARGIAEAVMCPIAPALLNALAMATGRRFRVTPVTPEKIREALQ